TTTGTAAATGGTTGTTGGGTCGGCATTCATCGTAATCCAGATCTGTTGGTTAGGACACTGAGACAGCTGAGGAGACAGGTTACACTACcacattattttcttctctttctggTGTATACATACTCTTCAGTGATTGTTCCTGCAAGTTTTAGATATTTGAGTTATGAGAATTGTGACATTTGTTCTCTTTTAGGTTGATGTTAATACTGAAGTTGGAGTTGTTCGCAATATAAATCTAAAGGAACTGCGGCTATATACAGATTATGGACGTTGTAGTAGGCCATTATTCATCGTGGATAAAAAGAAGTTGATGAtaaagaagaaggatattgTCTCACTGCAAATGAGGGTATATACTGTTTATCTAGATTGAATCATTCTAGAATTGTTCAGTCCCATTGATCTTGCTTGTGCTGATTTCAGGAGACATCTGAAGATTCTGGCTGGCATGATCTTGTGGCAAAAGGATTTATCGAGTATGTTGATACTGAGGAAGAAGAAACTACAATGATCGCAATGACCATAAATGTAAGAAGTCGTGAACTACACCTATTGCTATACAGTGTATTATTCCTAGTACTGACCAAAAAAAATGCTGCTGCCCTTCTTCGTTGAAGCTTAATCATCCATTTCTTGAGTTTTAGGTTCTTCTAATTCAGGAAGAGGTAGAGTTAGTGTTCTTAGACTCAAAATTTCTATAACAAGATTTTCATGAACGTTTTAGGATCTTACAAATTCAAGGCTGAACCCAGATGAGGCTTATTCTGATACCTACACACACTGTGAAATCCATCCATCTTTGATATTGGGAGTGTGCGCTTCAATCATACCATTTCCAGATCATAACCAGGTGAATCAATATGGTTTGTGAGTCCCTTCGGGAACATTTGACAAAAAATTTCTGTATTTTATGGTATGTCTTGGATACATATTTAGTCAAGTCTGTTCACCATCTTAATCTACATTCCTTCCAAATATCTGTTTTCCTTTATTAAACCATTTTTTTGGCTTCCGCTTTGTTGTCTTTAATTTTGACATGTTTCAGTCCCCTCGTAACACATATCAATCTGCTATGGGAAAGCAAGCAATGGGGATTTATGTTACCAATTACCAATTTCGGATGGTAGGCTATGTTTTCTCTGTACTGCGAGCTTTCCTTTGTTCTTCAGGAACTTTCCAGTATTAAGTATTCTTGTTCTTGATTATTTCTAATTTAAATAACAGGATACATTGTCCTATGTACTGTATTATCCACAAAAGCCTCTTGTTACTACGCGGGCTATGGAGCATTTGCATTTCAGGCAGCTTCCAGCTGGCATTGTAATTAAGTACCTGCTTATTTCTTGCCTTTATTCTTAACTTTCTTGCTTTATAGAGATAGTAATCTTTTCCTGTTGGATTTGCAAAAGAATGCCATTGTTGCCATTACCTGCTATTCTGGCTATAACCAAGAAGATTCTGTCATCATGAATCAATCTTCAATTGACCGTGGCTTCTTCCGCTCTCTATTTTTCCGTTCATATAGGTATGTAAGTCTCTTTTTACTTCATATTATCTGCTGTTTCTTTCTCTAATCAAGCTCCTGTCTCCATTTTCCCTCAATAGAGATGAAGAGAAAAAGATGGGAACGCTAGTTAAAGAGGATTTTGGGCGTCCTGATAGAGAACATACCATggtttgttctttcttttggtcgTTCTCCTTGTCCCCATAATAGATGTGCTTTTTATAAGAGTGGATCTATTTTATACTTGTATAATGTTGTATTATGGTTGTAATTTCTTGCAGGGAATGAGACATGGAAATTACGATAAATTAGATGATGACGGATTTGCACCTCCTGTTAGTATTACTAGCAAACACAAATTCATCATTCTGCTTAACTGATATGTGCTTGAAATTTTAATCTCTCATAAGTTTTTACTGATGCAAGGGAACAAGAGTTTCTGGTGATGATGTCATAATTGGAAAGACCACACCTATTTCTCAAGATGAGGCTCAAGGACAATCAGCAAGATACACGCGCAAAGACCATAGTACTAGTCTACGACATAGTGAAACTGGAATTGTGGATCAGGTTCCCCTGCTAGTTATTTGTGCTTCAATTTTCCTATGTCTTCAACAAATTTGGGGAACTCATCTCTGAATGAGAATTCTTTTTTTCACATTTCTTGTTGGCAATTTTACTTCACATATAATCATTTGTTAACTGTCTTGTTGATAAGTTGTTTCCTTGCCTTTTAGGTTCTTTTGACAACAAATGCAGATGGATTGAGATTTATCAAAATAAGGATGAGATCTGTCAGGATTCCACAGATTGGAGACAAATTCAGCAGCCGGCATGGACAAAAAGGAACCATTGGAATGACCTATACACAAGAAGACATGCCGTGGTCCGCTGAAGGCATCACCCCCGATATCATTGTGAATCCACATGCCATCCCTTCTCGTATGACAATAGGTCAGCTAGTTGAGTGCGTCATGGGGAAGGTTGCTGCTCACATGGGAAAAGAAGGAGACGCTACCCCTTTCACTGATGTTTCTGTAAGTTCAGGAAGAATTTTTCCGAAAACAAAGATTTATATAATTGTAAAAGCAATTGAGACCAAACATATCTTCAGATTCTTCAAGTTAAATACATTTCAAGATGATATAATGTGTCAGGAGGTTCTTGAGCTACTTGTTTATCAAATGCTATTAGGGGTTAATACTAATTCATGAATGTAAATTAACCATTCAAATACTTTCAGGTGGATAGTATCAGCAAAGCTCTACACAAGTGTGGTTATCACATGAGTGGTTTTGAGAGAATGTATAATGGTCATACAGGCCGTAAATTGACTGCAATGATATTCTTGGGGCCAACTTACTACCAGAGACTGAAGCACATGGTGGATGATAAGATCCATTCTCGTGGCCGGGGTCCTGTGCAGATTCTCACTAGGCAGCCTGCTGAAGGGAGATCTCGCGACGGAGGACTACGATTTGGGGAGATGGAACGTGACTGTATGATAGCTCATGGAGCTGCACACTTCCTTAAAGAGAGGCTGTTTGATCAAAGCGATGCTTACAGAGTTCACGTATGCCAGCAATGTGGTTTAATTGCTATTGCTAATCTGAAAAAGATGTCATTCGAGTGCAGATCTTGTAGGAATAAAACTGACAATGTTCAGGTACAAACCTCCTTTTGCCTCTTTTTTTTTGTGCACATACCACTTGTTTAACTACAATATCTGATTGTTAAGGCATTAATACTACTTTACTGGAATGTGTAGGTGTATATTCCCTATGCCTGTAAGCTTCTGATTCAAGAGCTCATGTCAATGGCAATTGCCCCAAGAATGCTTACAAAGGAATTGAAACCATCAAGTGGAATGTAAGCATCCCAACTGCACTACTTGTTTCAGAGTCCGGTTCTGCACTTGGTCATCACACGTCTATTTACTGGAATTCCTACAGATTTTTCTGGATATCTATAGAAATTTCAAGATTGCAGTGCAAATGTATCCGAGCTACTCCTTTGTATTGTTTGCAATAGCTTGTGCTTCTACATCAAAGAGGATGGAAATTGGATGAACCTGTGACTTTAACGAAGTGCTCTTATGGTCACTAGTAATGTTTATGCTTGCAGGGAAAACTTTCTGAGCAGTTGCACAAATCTATTTTGATTGTTAACAAACATTTGTTCTAATCTGGATAtcctatttttactttttattaacaTTATCCAGAGACTTGGGAGCTGTTTGAACATTTCttcctatttttcagaactatTTTTGACAAATTTCAAGTGAAAACTCATTGTTACTAATAAGACATCAATTCTTTCCCAAGTGAAATGCATGTCCAAATGCTATTCAACTTCCAAATACCAttttttcaacttcaactttaaaaactaatttttcttgaaattaagacagaaaaagagaaatatacatttatatgaaactcaaaaaattattgaaaaaagtAAGCAGAAGGAATAATAAGATGACAGCAAAATATGAGTAACAACATGGCAGCTTTGTTAAGCAAAGACAGTATTTTCTACTAGAACATAAAAATGTCATCTTGATCAACAACTTGCTCAATATGAAATACAATCTAGCTTGTCCAGTGTCTTCTCAAGATCTTCTTTAAGTCTATGAATTGCACTCTTAAGTTCCACCACACTTTCCGTCAATTGGCCTCTTAACTGAGAAAAACTGCATTCAGCTTTGCAGTGCTGCACAATTAACCAATATTAGTATAGCAAGACTATTTCAATAGGCACAACCAACAATGTAATAAAGAGGCtgcaaacaaaataaaaaacacaa
This sequence is a window from Solanum dulcamara chromosome 10, daSolDulc1.2, whole genome shotgun sequence. Protein-coding genes within it:
- the LOC129871118 gene encoding DNA-directed RNA polymerase II subunit RPB2-like, encoding MMYGYINEYVDDNVDDREIMHEGVDVDEDEDESQEITQDDAWAVISSYFEEKGLVRQQLDSFDEFIQNTMQEIVDETADIEIRPESQHNPARQSDFVETIYKIKFTQIYLSRPMMTESDGETNTLFPKAARLRNLTYSSPLYVDVKKEVIKKGHDFEEVTENQEFTKVFIGKVPIMLRSSYCSLYNLSEKDLTELGECPYDQGGYFIVNGSEKVLIAQEKMSSNHVYVFKKRQPNKYAYVAEVRSISEGQNKAPSGMFVKMLSRSNSKGASGQYIRATLPYIRTEIPIIVVFRALGFIADKDILAHICYDFADTQMMELLRPSLEEAFVIQNQQVALDYIGKRGSTVGFTREKRIKYAKEILQREMLPHVGTREYCETKKAYYFGYIIHRLLLCVLGRRPEDDRDHYGNKRLDLAGPLLGGLFRMLFRKLTRDVRSYVQKCVDGGKDVNLQFAIKAKTITSGLKYSLATGNWGQANTAGTRAGVSQVLNRLTFASTLSHLRRLNSPIGREGKLAKPRQLHNSHWGMMCPAETPEGQACGLVKNLALMVYITVGSAANPILEFLEEWSTENFEEISPAVIPQSTKIFVNGCWVGIHRNPDLLVRTLRQLRRQVDVNTEVGVVRNINLKELRLYTDYGRCSRPLFIVDKKKLMIKKKDIVSLQMRETSEDSGWHDLVAKGFIEYVDTEEEETTMIAMTINDLTNSRLNPDEAYSDTYTHCEIHPSLILGVCASIIPFPDHNQSPRNTYQSAMGKQAMGIYVTNYQFRMDTLSYVLYYPQKPLVTTRAMEHLHFRQLPAGINAIVAITCYSGYNQEDSVIMNQSSIDRGFFRSLFFRSYRDEEKKMGTLVKEDFGRPDREHTMGMRHGNYDKLDDDGFAPPGTRVSGDDVIIGKTTPISQDEAQGQSARYTRKDHSTSLRHSETGIVDQVLLTTNADGLRFIKIRMRSVRIPQIGDKFSSRHGQKGTIGMTYTQEDMPWSAEGITPDIIVNPHAIPSRMTIGQLVECVMGKVAAHMGKEGDATPFTDVSVDSISKALHKCGYHMSGFERMYNGHTGRKLTAMIFLGPTYYQRLKHMVDDKIHSRGRGPVQILTRQPAEGRSRDGGLRFGEMERDCMIAHGAAHFLKERLFDQSDAYRVHVCQQCGLIAIANLKKMSFECRSCRNKTDNVQVYIPYACKLLIQELMSMAIAPRMLTKELKPSSGM